In Bacillus kexueae, a genomic segment contains:
- a CDS encoding YczE/YyaS/YitT family protein: MKREWIIRWCFFLIGLIVLGFGIALTIKGKILGIGPWDVFHYGLYLKFGLTIGTWSIIVGFFLLTITSILTKSFPKAGAFLNMLLLGLFIDFFDYVIPKPNEIIIQVFLFVLGIIVIGYGIGLYVSANFGAGPRDGLMLYIVEKTGWSITWVRNGIELVVLILGWALGGPVGIGTIFIAFFLGRFIAFSLPQCKWLLQYLVRERTNYASHKRSAI, translated from the coding sequence ATGAAAAGAGAATGGATCATTCGCTGGTGTTTCTTTTTAATCGGGCTAATCGTTTTAGGGTTCGGAATTGCTTTAACGATTAAGGGGAAAATATTAGGGATTGGACCGTGGGATGTTTTTCACTACGGATTGTATCTGAAATTCGGCTTAACAATTGGAACGTGGTCGATAATTGTCGGGTTTTTTCTATTAACAATTACGTCGATCTTAACGAAATCATTCCCTAAAGCGGGGGCTTTTTTAAATATGTTACTGTTAGGATTGTTTATCGACTTTTTTGACTATGTAATTCCAAAGCCAAATGAGATTATAATACAAGTATTCTTGTTTGTATTGGGTATTATAGTGATTGGGTATGGAATAGGTTTATATGTATCGGCAAATTTTGGAGCTGGCCCTCGTGATGGTCTTATGTTGTATATTGTGGAAAAGACGGGTTGGAGTATTACGTGGGTTCGAAATGGGATTGAATTAGTTGTTTTAATTTTAGGTTGGGCTTTAGGTGGACCTGTTGGAATAGGCACGATATTTATTGCCTTTTTTCTTGGTAGATTCATTGCCTTTTCTTTGCCGCAATGCAAATGGCTTCTTCAGTACTTAGTGAGAGAACGTACAAATTATGCTTCTCATAAACGCTCAGCTATATAA
- a CDS encoding catalase, which produces MQRRLTTNQGAPIGNNQSSKTAGQNGPTLLEDYQLIEKLAHFDRERVPERVVHARGAGAHGVFVTKNSMKRYTKAKFLQEEGTETPVFARFSTVVHGTHSPETLRDPRGFAVKFYTEEGNYDFVGNNLPVFFIRDAMKFPDMVHAFKPDPRTNIQDPNRFWDFVSLSPESTNMLLHLFSDEGIPKDYRHMRGSSVHAFKWVNEFGNTVYVKLRWVPKQGVQNLSIEEAEAIQAKDFNHASRDLYEAIERGEYPEWDLYVQVLKPEDMHQFDFNPLDATKDWFEDNIPYEFVGTMTLNKNPDNVFAETESSAFSPSVLVPGMLPSEDKLLQGRLFSYPDTQRYRIGANYLQLPINCPFAQVHNNQRDGHMPFKQQKSSINYEPNSFDHEPKEDSSYEEVEQPIQHQSIGRYITEKPNNFDQAGEVWRRYSDEEQEAVIKNLTNDLKQVREDIVLRAICNFYRADETLGMRLANQLGVNLQPYLQHLPK; this is translated from the coding sequence GAGTCCCTGAACGGGTGGTTCATGCTAGAGGAGCTGGTGCTCATGGCGTGTTTGTAACGAAGAACAGTATGAAGCGCTATACAAAGGCGAAGTTTTTACAAGAAGAAGGAACAGAGACACCGGTGTTTGCTCGATTTTCTACAGTAGTTCACGGCACACATTCACCCGAAACATTGCGTGACCCTAGAGGATTTGCGGTGAAATTTTATACAGAAGAAGGGAACTATGATTTCGTTGGAAACAACTTACCTGTTTTTTTCATACGCGATGCAATGAAATTTCCTGATATGGTGCATGCGTTTAAGCCTGACCCACGAACAAATATTCAAGACCCTAATCGATTCTGGGATTTTGTATCGCTTTCACCTGAGTCTACTAATATGTTGCTTCATTTATTCTCAGATGAGGGGATTCCGAAAGACTATCGTCATATGAGGGGATCCAGTGTCCACGCGTTTAAATGGGTAAACGAATTTGGCAATACGGTATACGTTAAACTTCGTTGGGTACCAAAGCAAGGGGTACAAAATCTTTCTATTGAAGAGGCAGAAGCCATTCAAGCGAAAGACTTTAACCATGCATCACGCGATTTGTACGAGGCAATTGAACGCGGGGAGTATCCTGAATGGGACTTATATGTCCAAGTTTTGAAGCCAGAAGATATGCATCAATTTGATTTCAATCCACTTGATGCAACAAAGGATTGGTTTGAGGATAATATTCCATATGAATTCGTTGGAACAATGACTTTAAATAAAAATCCGGATAATGTTTTTGCTGAAACAGAGTCCTCTGCCTTCAGTCCAAGTGTATTAGTACCAGGCATGTTACCTTCAGAAGATAAACTACTACAAGGGCGTCTATTCTCTTATCCTGATACTCAACGGTATCGAATCGGTGCTAACTACTTGCAACTGCCGATTAATTGTCCGTTTGCGCAAGTTCATAACAATCAACGAGATGGTCATATGCCGTTCAAGCAACAAAAAAGCTCAATTAACTATGAACCGAATAGCTTTGATCATGAACCAAAAGAGGACTCTTCTTATGAAGAAGTAGAACAACCCATCCAGCATCAATCCATCGGACGATATATTACAGAAAAACCGAATAACTTTGATCAAGCGGGAGAAGTATGGAGACGTTATAGTGATGAAGAACAAGAAGCGGTCATCAAAAATTTAACGAACGATCTAAAGCAAGTACGAGAAGATATTGTACTTCGAGCTATTTGTAACTTCTATCGGGCAGATGAAACGTTAGGGATGCGACTGGCTAATCAATTAGGTGTGAATTTACAACCATACTTACAACACCTACCGAAATAA